The Brassica napus cultivar Da-Ae chromosome C7, Da-Ae, whole genome shotgun sequence genome has a segment encoding these proteins:
- the LOC106411402 gene encoding D-2-hydroxyglutarate dehydrogenase, mitochondrial isoform X2, whose product MMMIHRWRRSGEFVRSACKSLSSLRPEHNSMSPPVSGFVNRYESKGKTFQSNAWNDHNRELDLGRNLGMMQQYKSFGSSSASKVQRNPLFSSLEPKDVSYFKEILGDKHVIEDEERLETANTDWMHKYRGSSKLMLLPKNTEEVSQILKYCDSRSLAVVPQGGNTGLVGGSVPVFDEVIINVGLMNKVLSFDEVSGVLVCEAGCILENLATFLDTKGFVMPLDLGAKGSCHIGGNVSTNAGGLRLIRYGSLHGTVLGLEAVTANGNVLDMLGTLRKDNTGYDLKHLFIGSEGSLGIVTKVSILTQPKMSSVNLAFIACKDFLSCQKLLVEAKRNLGEILSAFEFLDNNSMDLVLNHLDGVRNPVSSSENFYILIETTGSGETYDREKLEAFLLKSLEQGLVSDGVIAQDINQASSFWRIREGITEALQKAGACYKYDLSLPVEEIYNIVNDLRGRLGDLANVMGYGHLGDGNLHLNISASEYNDKLLGLIEPYVYEWTSKHRGSISAEHGLGVMKANEIFYSKSPETVALMVSIKKLLDPKGILNPYKVLPHSFFSP is encoded by the exons ATGATGATGATCCATAGATGGAGAAGATCAGGAGAGTTCGTAAGATCTGCTTGTAAATCTCTAAGTAGCCTCCGACCAGAACATAACTCAATGTCTCCTCCTGTTTcag GCTTTGTGAATCGTTACGAGTCAAAAGGAAAGACCTTTCAGTCAAATGCTTGGAATGATCATAACAGAGAGCTTGATCTTGGTAGAAACTTGGGGATGATGCAACAGTATAAATCATTTGGGTCATCATCAGCTTCGAAAGTCCAGAGAAACCCATTGTTTTCTTCGTTAGAACCGAAGGACGTTAGCTACTTCAAGGAGATACTTGGTGATAAACACGTGATTGAAGATGAAGAGAGGCTTGAGACTGCTAATACAGATTGGATGCACAAGTACAGAGGATCTAGTAAGCTGATGCTCTTGCCCAAGAACACTGAAGAG GTGTCTCAGATACTTAAGTATTGTGATTCTAGGAGTTTAGCTGTTGTTCCTCAAGGAGGAAACACCGGTCTTGTTGGTGGAAGTGTCCCTGTCTTTGATGAG GTGATCATCAATGTTGGTTTGATGAATAAAGTCTTGTCCTTTGATGAG GTTAGTGGAGTCTTGGTGTGTGAAGCAGGATGCATTTTGGAAAATCTGGCAACTTTCCTTGACACAAAAGG TTTTGTAATGCCACTAGACTTAGGTGCaaaaggaagctgtcatatagGTGGAAATGTTTCAACTAACGCTGGTGGTTTGCGCCTTATCCGTTACGGCTCACTTCACGGAACCGTATTGG GTCTAGAAGCTGTCACAGCAAATGGCAATGTGCTTGACATGCTTGGAACTTTACGCAAAGACAACACTGGATACGACTTAAAACATTTGTTTATCGGTAG TGAAGGATCACTTGGTATTGTGACTAAAGTTTCTATACTCACACAACCAAAGATGTCTTCTGTAAACTTAGCTTTTATCGCTTGCAAAGATTTTCTCAGCTGCCAG AAACTTCTTGTTGAAGCAAAGAGAAATCTTGGAGAGATACTGTCCGCTTTTGAGTTTCTTGATAACAACTCCATGGATTTG GTACTGAACCACTTAGACGGTGTCCGTAATCCAGTTTCCTCTTCAGAgaacttttatattttgatagagACAACTGGAAGTGGTGAAACTTATGACAG GGAGAAGCTTGAAGCGTTCCTTTTAAAGTCACTGGAACAAGGTTTAGTATCTGATGGTGTAATAGCTCAAGACATAAACCAAGCATCCTCGTTTTGGCGCATACGAGAG GGTATAACAGAGGCGTTACAAAAAGCAGGAGCTTGTTACAAGTATGACTTATCCTTACCTGTTGAAGAGATTTACAATATTGTCAATGACCTTAGAGGGAGATTAG GTGACTTGGCAAATGTTATGGGATATGGTCACCTTGGAGACGGTAATCTTCATTTAAACATCTCAGCCTCGGAATATAACGATAAG CTTTTAGGTTTAATAGAACCTTATGTCTATGAGTGGACATCAAAGCACCGTGGAAGCATCAGTGCAGAACATGGATTAGGTGTAATGAAAGCTAATGAGATCTTCTACAGCAAATCACCTGAAACC GTTGCATTAATGGTATCCATCAAAAAGTTGCTGGACCCTAAGGGGATTCTCAATCCATACAAAGTTCTTCCTCACTCTTTCTTCTCTCcctaa
- the LOC106411402 gene encoding D-2-hydroxyglutarate dehydrogenase, mitochondrial isoform X1, which yields MMMIHRWRRSGEFVRSACKSLSSLRPEHNSMSPPVSGFVNRYESKGKTFQSNAWNDHNRELDLGRNLGMMQQYKSFGSSSASKVQRNPLFSSLEPKDVSYFKEILGDKHVIEDEERLETANTDWMHKYRGSSKLMLLPKNTEEVSQILKYCDSRSLAVVPQGGNTGLVGGSVPVFDEVIINVGLMNKVLSFDEVSGVLVCEAGCILENLATFLDTKGFVMPLDLGAKGSCHIGGNVSTNAGGLRLIRYGSLHGTVLGLEAVTANGNVLDMLGTLRKDNTGYDLKHLFIGSEGSLGIVTKVSILTQPKMSSVNLAFIACKDFLSCQKLLVEAKRNLGEILSAFEFLDNNSMDLVLNHLDGVRNPVSSSENFYILIETTGSGETYDREKLEAFLLKSLEQGLVSDGVIAQDINQASSFWRIREGITEALQKAGACYKYDLSLPVEEIYNIVNDLRGRLGDLANVMGYGHLGDGNLHLNISASEYNDKLLGLIEPYVYEWTSKHRGSISAEHGLGVMKANEIFYSKSPETVALMVSIKKLLDPKGILNPYKVLPHSFFSP from the exons ATGATGATGATCCATAGATGGAGAAGATCAGGAGAGTTCGTAAGATCTGCTTGTAAATCTCTAAGTAGCCTCCGACCAGAACATAACTCAATGTCTCCTCCTGTTTcag GCTTTGTGAATCGTTACGAGTCAAAAGGAAAGACCTTTCAGTCAAATGCTTGGAATGATCATAACAGAGAGCTTGATCTTGGTAGAAACTTGGGGATGATGCAACAGTATAAATCATTTGGGTCATCATCAGCTTCGAAAGTCCAGAGAAACCCATTGTTTTCTTCGTTAGAACCGAAGGACGTTAGCTACTTCAAGGAGATACTTGGTGATAAACACGTGATTGAAGATGAAGAGAGGCTTGAGACTGCTAATACAGATTGGATGCACAAGTACAGAGGATCTAGTAAGCTGATGCTCTTGCCCAAGAACACTGAAGAG GTGTCTCAGATACTTAAGTATTGTGATTCTAGGAGTTTAGCTGTTGTTCCTCAAGGAGGAAACACCGGTCTTGTTGGTGGAAGTGTCCCTGTCTTTGATGAG GTGATCATCAATGTTGGTTTGATGAATAAAGTCTTGTCCTTTGATGAG GTTAGTGGAGTCTTGGTGTGTGAAGCAGGATGCATTTTGGAAAATCTGGCAACTTTCCTTGACACAAAAGG TTTTGTAATGCCACTAGACTTAGGTGCaaaaggaagctgtcatatagGTGGAAATGTTTCAACTAACGCTGGTGGTTTGCGCCTTATCCGTTACGGCTCACTTCACGGAACCGTATTGG GTCTAGAAGCTGTCACAGCAAATGGCAATGTGCTTGACATGCTTGGAACTTTACGCAAAGACAACACTGGATACGACTTAAAACATTTGTTTATCG GGAGTGAAGGATCACTTGGTATTGTGACTAAAGTTTCTATACTCACACAACCAAAGATGTCTTCTGTAAACTTAGCTTTTATCGCTTGCAAAGATTTTCTCAGCTGCCAG AAACTTCTTGTTGAAGCAAAGAGAAATCTTGGAGAGATACTGTCCGCTTTTGAGTTTCTTGATAACAACTCCATGGATTTG GTACTGAACCACTTAGACGGTGTCCGTAATCCAGTTTCCTCTTCAGAgaacttttatattttgatagagACAACTGGAAGTGGTGAAACTTATGACAG GGAGAAGCTTGAAGCGTTCCTTTTAAAGTCACTGGAACAAGGTTTAGTATCTGATGGTGTAATAGCTCAAGACATAAACCAAGCATCCTCGTTTTGGCGCATACGAGAG GGTATAACAGAGGCGTTACAAAAAGCAGGAGCTTGTTACAAGTATGACTTATCCTTACCTGTTGAAGAGATTTACAATATTGTCAATGACCTTAGAGGGAGATTAG GTGACTTGGCAAATGTTATGGGATATGGTCACCTTGGAGACGGTAATCTTCATTTAAACATCTCAGCCTCGGAATATAACGATAAG CTTTTAGGTTTAATAGAACCTTATGTCTATGAGTGGACATCAAAGCACCGTGGAAGCATCAGTGCAGAACATGGATTAGGTGTAATGAAAGCTAATGAGATCTTCTACAGCAAATCACCTGAAACC GTTGCATTAATGGTATCCATCAAAAAGTTGCTGGACCCTAAGGGGATTCTCAATCCATACAAAGTTCTTCCTCACTCTTTCTTCTCTCcctaa
- the LOC106407062 gene encoding probable ubiquitin-conjugating enzyme E2 17 isoform X1 has protein sequence MTTSSETTRKGLTKIATNRVQKEFMEWQTNPPAGFKHRVSDNLQRWTIEVKGAPGTLYANETYQLQVEFPEHYPMEAPQVIFQHPAPLHPHVYSNGHICLDVLYGSWSPAMRLSSICLSILSMLSSSSVKVCCVFCAFSSFFGFDSIFFLCCFVFSYDPSLQQKPKDNDHYLKNCKNGRSPKETRWRYHDDKA, from the exons ATGACTACTTCATCTGAGACAACTCGCAAG ggCCTGAccaaaattgccacaaatagaGTTCAGAAAGAGTTCATGGAGTGGCAGACTAACCCTCCTGCTGGTTTCAAGCACAGAGTCTCTGATAATCTCCAACG ATGGACCATTGAAGTGAAGGGAGCTCCAGGAACTCTTTATGCCAATGAAACTTACCAACTTCAAGTGGAGTTTCCTGAGCATTATCCTATGGAAGCTCCACAGGTTATCTTTCAGCATCCAGCTCCACTCCATCCTCATGTTTACAGCAACGGTCACATTTGCTTGG ATGTTTTGTATGGTTCATGGTCGCCTGCAATGAGACTAAGTTCAATCTGTCTTAGCATTCTCTCAATGCTCTCAAGCTCATCTGTGAAGGTTTGTTGTGTGTTTTGTgcattctcttctttctttggcTTTGACAGTATATTCTTCTTATGCTGTTTTGTATTCTCTTATGACCCATCCTTGCAGCAAAAGCCGAAAGACAATGACCACTATTTGAAAAACTGCAAAAATGGAAGATCTCCTAAGGAAACGAGGTGGCGCTACCATGACGATAAAGCATAA
- the LOC106407062 gene encoding probable ubiquitin-conjugating enzyme E2 17 isoform X2 — MTTSSETTRKGLTKIATNRVQKEFMEWQTNPPAGFKHRVSDNLQRWTIEVKGAPGTLYANETYQLQVEFPEHYPMEAPQVIFQHPAPLHPHVYSNGHICLDVLYGSWSPAMRLSSICLSILSMLSSSSVKQKPKDNDHYLKNCKNGRSPKETRWRYHDDKA, encoded by the exons ATGACTACTTCATCTGAGACAACTCGCAAG ggCCTGAccaaaattgccacaaatagaGTTCAGAAAGAGTTCATGGAGTGGCAGACTAACCCTCCTGCTGGTTTCAAGCACAGAGTCTCTGATAATCTCCAACG ATGGACCATTGAAGTGAAGGGAGCTCCAGGAACTCTTTATGCCAATGAAACTTACCAACTTCAAGTGGAGTTTCCTGAGCATTATCCTATGGAAGCTCCACAGGTTATCTTTCAGCATCCAGCTCCACTCCATCCTCATGTTTACAGCAACGGTCACATTTGCTTGG ATGTTTTGTATGGTTCATGGTCGCCTGCAATGAGACTAAGTTCAATCTGTCTTAGCATTCTCTCAATGCTCTCAAGCTCATCTGTGAAG CAAAAGCCGAAAGACAATGACCACTATTTGAAAAACTGCAAAAATGGAAGATCTCCTAAGGAAACGAGGTGGCGCTACCATGACGATAAAGCATAA